In Pseudomonas glycinae, the DNA window TCCCCGGCACGCCCATGCCCACGAACGGGTCGTAGCCCATGAACCCGGCGAACTCCAGGTGCTGCGGATTGGCGGCGATCAGCGCGAGCATCTGCCCCAGCACGTTCAGATCACTGACACCGCCCCGGTGCAGGCCGACGTCCAGCTCGATGTTGATCCGCATCCGCGTGCCCAGTCCCTGGGCCAGCGCGAGGTATTGCTGCAGACGTTCGGGGTTGTCGATCAGCCATTGCAGCTGCTTCGCCGGGTCGAACGGGCCTTTGTGGGTCTGGTAGAAGATCTCGGCGGAACGCACCGGCAGCGGCTTGCCGAGCAGAATGTCCGACTGCGGGAACGTCACTGCATCGTGATTGAGAAACGGCTGATGAAACGACATCAGTCGCTGCGTCCCTGCCCGTTGGCCGATGTAGCTGAGCAACCCCGGTGACGGCAGCGACTTTTCCACCAGCCGCAACTGCTTGCCCGCGCGCTTGACCGAGCGCATCACCACGTCAATGTTGTGGTCCAGCCGATCCAGATCGATCAACAACACCGGGCGCATCGGGCCTTTGCTCTTAAGCTCATTGTTCAGCACCCGGAAATAGTCGCTGTAAGGCCCGCCGCGATCCCCCGGCCGCAACCATGCCCCCACGCCCACCAGCAAAGCGCCGACACCCAAAGTCCCGAGCACGAAATTACGTCGATTGACCGCCATCAGCTCACCCCCAGAATCGACGACAGATGCCCGTTGAGAAACTTGCCGTTTGGGTCCAGGGCCTGGCGTATCTGAATGAACTCCTGCCAGCGCGGGTACAACGTCTGCAACGTGCGGGCATTGAGCGTGTGCAACTTGCCCCAGTGCGGACGACCGTTGTACTTCCAGAAGATCGGCTCGACAGCAGCGAAGAAGTTGTGATGGTCCATCTGGTAATGCTGGTGAACCGAGATCGAGCAGCTGTCGCGGCCTTCGAACATGCTCAGCGGAATGTCGTCGGCCTTGACGTAGCGGTACTCGATGGGAAACCAGGTGCGCAGGTCCTTGTCGCGGATCAGTTTGAGAATCTCCCGCAGGCAGGCCGGGCCGTGTTCGGCGGGCACCGAATATTCCATCTCGTTGAAACGCACGGTGCGCACGTTGGCGTAGATGTCGAACGAGTCGCCGACCCGATCATCGAAACTCGCCAGATGCCGCAGGCTGTTGAGCAGCGAACTGCGCAGGTTCGGGAAATCGCTGCCGTACTTGTCGATCTTCTCGATCAGGGTCACAAATTCGTTGCCGCCCTCCTCTTCGGGCGGAATCGGCGGCGTGGGCGGGTCGGTGGTTTCGTTGAGGGCGATCGACAAGGCGTAGTCGGAATGGGTGACGACGAGCATTTCCCAGTGCTGGTTTTCGCTTGTGTTCTTGTCGATGTCTTCCAGCAGCTCTTCGGTCTTGGCGATCCACTGGGTTTCCCGCAGGCGATAGGCCGGACGGTTTTGCAGACGGATTTTGGTCGCCACGCCCAGCGCGCCGAGGGACACTCGAGCCGCGGTGAATACCTCGGGATGACGCTGGCTATCGCAATCCAGCACCTCGCCGTTGGCGGTCACCAGCTGCATCCCGCAGACGTGGGCCGAGTAGGACTGGAAGGTTTTGCCGGTGCCGTGGGTGGAGGTGGAAATCGCCCCGGCGAGGGTCTGGTAATCGATATCGGCCATGTTCTGCAGGGCCTGGCCGATGTCCTTGAGCGGCGTGCCCATGCGCGACATCGGCGTGCCGGCAGCGAATTCGGCTTGCAGGGTTTTCGGGTCGTGATCGAGCAGGCCGTTGAAGTAGCTCAGGGACAGTAACGTGCCATCGGTGGGCACCAGCGCGCTGAAGGAATGCGCCGAGCCGACCGGGCGAATCTTGCCCGGTGCCTGCTGAATCACTGCGGTCAGTTCATCCAGATTCTTCGGTGCCACTCGCGCCGCCGGCAGGCAACTCTGCCCGCCCGACCAGTTGCGCCAGGGAATCAGCCGAGGTGCGCGCATCAACTGGCCCAGCGCCGGATTGCAGGCCAGCGCGCTGAACGCGCCGACGATGCTTGCCCGTTGCAATAACTGCCGGCGTGTCAGATCTA includes these proteins:
- a CDS encoding DSD1 family PLP-dependent enzyme, whose protein sequence is MRPGDRGGPYSDYFRVLNNELKSKGPMRPVLLIDLDRLDHNIDVVMRSVKRAGKQLRLVEKSLPSPGLLSYIGQRAGTQRLMSFHQPFLNHDAVTFPQSDILLGKPLPVRSAEIFYQTHKGPFDPAKQLQWLIDNPERLQQYLALAQGLGTRMRINIELDVGLHRGGVSDLNVLGQMLALIAANPQHLEFAGFMGYDPFVGMGVPGTLGSPEELFAKVMVIYQRCVDFTRQQYPALWHDGLCLNTAGSPSYRMHENEHLSSEVSVGTAMLKPTHYDLPSLVEHEPAAYIATPVLKSTGAVNIPALDDKSKLFSWWDANQRQTFFIYGGNWMAEFESPPGLQSNGAYGRSSNQEMVNGSNAVGLTVEDQVFLRPTQTEAVLLQFGDLLAVRGGKIVDIWPVYT
- a CDS encoding D-arabinono-1,4-lactone oxidase, coding for MACNPALGQLMRAPRLIPWRNWSGGQSCLPAARVAPKNLDELTAVIQQAPGKIRPVGSAHSFSALVPTDGTLLSLSYFNGLLDHDPKTLQAEFAAGTPMSRMGTPLKDIGQALQNMADIDYQTLAGAISTSTHGTGKTFQSYSAHVCGMQLVTANGEVLDCDSQRHPEVFTAARVSLGALGVATKIRLQNRPAYRLRETQWIAKTEELLEDIDKNTSENQHWEMLVVTHSDYALSIALNETTDPPTPPIPPEEEGGNEFVTLIEKIDKYGSDFPNLRSSLLNSLRHLASFDDRVGDSFDIYANVRTVRFNEMEYSVPAEHGPACLREILKLIRDKDLRTWFPIEYRYVKADDIPLSMFEGRDSCSISVHQHYQMDHHNFFAAVEPIFWKYNGRPHWGKLHTLNARTLQTLYPRWQEFIQIRQALDPNGKFLNGHLSSILGVS